The proteins below come from a single Streptomyces tubercidicus genomic window:
- a CDS encoding macrolide family glycosyltransferase, with protein MSAFADAPPRHVAVFLFADFGHIGPTLGLTRELVRRGHRVTYFVDHQYSEVIERTGARAVGYTSRRGAFFKEPYAGAARLAAEGHDLLVESMERVYPLALSTLAADPPDIVLYDFESFAAARMTAHTLGGVTTVQLGVSHASNEAFSLRELLFDPDDPSIREGAAAVMRFALDHGIAPDGLGRFLREWDERNLAFLPRDFQIEGSTFDERFAFVGPTVTEPEGDVPWSPPAGGRRLALVSLGTESKHQRDFFRTCVDAFDGADWHVVMTLGRDGDLAGLGALPPHVEAHRWLPHPVVLRHADVLVCHGGMGSVMEALYFATPVVAVPTQSCELALTAGRLDELGLGRMINGDRLTAHTLAAAVGGIMADPESPERMARMRASIREAGGAVRAADLLEQWAGRADPDPPS; from the coding sequence GTGTCGGCTTTCGCAGACGCCCCCCCGCGGCATGTCGCCGTGTTCCTGTTCGCCGACTTCGGGCACATCGGCCCGACGCTCGGCCTGACCCGTGAACTCGTCCGCCGCGGCCACCGGGTGACGTACTTCGTCGACCACCAGTACAGCGAGGTGATCGAGCGGACCGGCGCTCGGGCCGTGGGCTACACGTCCCGGCGCGGTGCGTTCTTCAAGGAGCCCTACGCCGGCGCGGCCCGCCTGGCCGCCGAAGGTCATGACCTGCTGGTCGAGTCGATGGAGCGGGTCTATCCGCTCGCGCTGTCCACCCTGGCGGCCGACCCTCCGGACATCGTGCTGTACGACTTCGAGTCGTTCGCGGCTGCTCGGATGACCGCGCACACCCTGGGTGGCGTCACCACCGTGCAGCTGGGCGTCAGCCACGCGTCGAACGAGGCGTTCTCCCTGCGGGAGCTGCTGTTCGACCCCGACGACCCGTCGATACGCGAGGGCGCGGCGGCAGTGATGCGGTTCGCCCTGGACCACGGCATCGCCCCGGACGGGCTGGGCCGTTTCCTGCGGGAGTGGGACGAGCGCAACCTGGCCTTCCTGCCGCGGGACTTCCAGATCGAGGGCTCCACATTCGACGAGCGCTTCGCCTTCGTGGGACCCACGGTCACCGAGCCCGAGGGGGACGTGCCGTGGTCGCCGCCGGCCGGCGGCAGGCGGCTGGCGCTGGTCTCGCTGGGGACCGAGTCCAAGCATCAGCGCGACTTCTTCCGTACCTGTGTAGACGCCTTCGACGGAGCCGACTGGCACGTGGTGATGACGCTCGGCCGCGACGGGGACCTCGCCGGCCTCGGTGCCCTCCCGCCGCATGTGGAGGCGCACCGGTGGCTGCCGCACCCGGTGGTACTGCGGCACGCCGATGTCCTGGTCTGCCATGGGGGCATGGGCAGCGTCATGGAGGCGCTGTACTTCGCCACACCGGTGGTTGCGGTGCCCACCCAGAGCTGCGAACTCGCCCTGACCGCAGGGCGCCTGGACGAGCTGGGCCTGGGCCGGATGATCAACGGTGACCGGCTGACTGCGCATACCCTCGCCGCGGCCGTGGGCGGCATCATGGCCGACCCCGAGAGCCCGGAGCGGATGGCGCGGATGCGGGCGAGCATACGCGAGGCCGGGGGTGCGGTCCGGGCGGCCGACTTGCTGGAGCAGTGGGCCGGCCGGGCTGACCCGGACCCGCCGAGCTGA
- a CDS encoding activator-dependent family glycosyltransferase has protein sequence MRVLFAGLSEKSHVNCMVPLAWALTAAGHEVRVVTAPALTGIVTGTGLVAAPVGRDHELHEAMKLAPETQDQELANWSRMGPDEVDWPTIRSRYEIGVPYGFALYNDPVIDDTVALAQSWRPHLVVCDPLAYAGAIAARVSGAVDVRLLWSANVYGRARRTYVDLMGQAPPEERVDPLADWLDERGAPFGVSCDEELINGHYTIDTLPPSLRLPGALRELPMRFVPYNGEAVWWPWLREAPERPRVCLTLGTTNTEAYGGDYVSVPVILDALAGLDIEVVAALLPQQREALGDIPANARAVEGVALDTLLPSCSAVIHHGGFGTFATALVNAVPQLALSTTVADLEWRGRSLERAGAGIFAHHSEVTADLVLRHTRQILDDPGFASAARRLRDESAAMPSPRDMVATLEQLVAER, from the coding sequence ATGCGTGTGCTGTTCGCCGGGCTGTCAGAGAAGTCGCATGTGAACTGCATGGTGCCGTTGGCCTGGGCGCTGACCGCGGCAGGGCATGAGGTGCGGGTGGTGACTGCCCCGGCGCTCACCGGCATCGTCACCGGCACCGGTCTGGTCGCGGCTCCCGTCGGCCGCGACCACGAACTGCACGAGGCCATGAAACTGGCCCCCGAGACACAGGACCAGGAGCTCGCCAACTGGAGCCGAATGGGACCGGACGAGGTGGACTGGCCCACCATCCGCAGCCGCTACGAGATCGGCGTCCCCTACGGTTTCGCGCTGTACAACGATCCGGTGATCGACGATACGGTCGCGCTGGCGCAGAGCTGGCGGCCACACCTGGTCGTCTGTGACCCGCTTGCCTATGCCGGTGCCATCGCCGCCCGCGTCAGTGGTGCCGTCGATGTCCGGCTGCTGTGGTCCGCCAATGTGTACGGCAGGGCACGGCGCACCTACGTGGACCTGATGGGCCAAGCCCCTCCCGAAGAGCGCGTGGACCCGCTCGCCGACTGGCTCGACGAGCGCGGCGCACCGTTCGGCGTCTCCTGCGACGAAGAACTGATCAACGGGCACTACACCATCGACACGCTGCCTCCGAGCCTGCGGCTGCCCGGCGCGCTGCGTGAGCTGCCCATGCGCTTTGTGCCATACAACGGGGAGGCGGTGTGGTGGCCGTGGCTGCGCGAGGCACCCGAGCGGCCGCGCGTCTGTCTGACCCTCGGAACGACCAACACCGAGGCGTACGGCGGTGACTATGTCTCCGTCCCCGTCATCCTCGACGCGCTGGCCGGTCTCGACATCGAGGTGGTGGCCGCGCTCCTTCCACAGCAACGGGAGGCGCTCGGCGACATCCCGGCCAATGCGCGCGCCGTCGAAGGCGTGGCACTGGACACCCTGCTTCCCAGCTGCTCGGCGGTCATCCACCACGGCGGCTTTGGGACCTTCGCCACCGCCCTCGTCAACGCGGTGCCGCAACTCGCCCTCTCCACCACTGTCGCCGACCTGGAGTGGCGGGGCCGGTCCCTGGAGCGCGCCGGCGCGGGGATCTTCGCGCACCACAGTGAGGTCACCGCCGACCTGGTGCTCCGTCACACCCGGCAGATCCTCGACGATCCGGGCTTCGCCTCCGCCGCGCGGCGGCTGCGCGACGAGTCCGCGGCGATGCCCAGCCCACGCGACATGGTCGCCACATTGGAGCAACTGGTCGCGGAGCGCTGA
- a CDS encoding cold-shock protein yields MATGTVVRFDEVRGYGFLAPDTGGEDVFVHVNDLREDKHLFRSGLRVEYTPEVGDRGLKASDVQLLEPVRTAAVRRQAPVVGGPDRPGSAESDEDLLCDVLSHTEFRNELTEALLDAAPSLTAAQLVQVRRRVLELVQAHNWIEA; encoded by the coding sequence GTGGCTACAGGGACAGTGGTGCGATTTGACGAGGTGCGCGGTTATGGCTTCCTCGCCCCCGACACGGGCGGTGAGGACGTCTTCGTCCACGTCAACGACTTGAGGGAAGACAAGCATCTGTTCCGCAGTGGACTCAGGGTGGAGTACACCCCGGAGGTCGGGGATCGCGGGCTCAAGGCCAGCGACGTACAGCTGCTGGAGCCCGTGCGGACGGCTGCGGTGCGGCGGCAGGCTCCCGTGGTCGGCGGGCCGGACCGGCCGGGGAGCGCAGAGTCCGACGAGGACCTGCTGTGCGATGTCCTGTCCCACACCGAATTCCGGAACGAACTGACCGAGGCACTGCTCGACGCGGCTCCCTCGCTGACCGCGGCGCAACTCGTACAGGTGCGCAGGCGCGTCCTGGAACTGGTCCAGGCCCACAACTGGATCGAGGCCTGA
- the rfbH gene encoding lipopolysaccharide biosynthesis protein RfbH — protein sequence MGYSKSDILELVRSYHQENVVSGFVPGVTPVGASGAVLDEDDRVALVEAALDFRIAAGTSSRKFERALAKHFGLRKAHLTNSGSSANLLALSALTSHQLEDLRLVPGDEVITVAAGFPTTVNPILQNGLVPVFIDVELGTYNASVERIEEAIGPRTRAIMIAHALGNPFAVEEVAKIASDREMFLIEDNCDAMGSTYRGKLTGTFGDLATESFYPAHHITMGEGGCVVTDNMVLARFVESLRDWGRDCWCEPGEDNRCFKRFDQQMGTLPHGYDHKYIFSHIGYNLKSTDLQASLGLTQLARIEEFGAARRHNWARLRAGLDGLPHLLLPEPTPDSDPSWFGFVITVKDSAPFSAAELIDHLESRRVATRRFFAGNLTRHPAYLEREFRVSGPLTNSDIIAERTFWIGVFPGLTDEMIDHSIRSVTEFVTSRT from the coding sequence ATGGGGTACAGCAAGAGCGACATTCTGGAGCTGGTACGCAGCTACCACCAGGAGAACGTCGTGTCCGGATTCGTCCCAGGGGTGACGCCGGTGGGGGCGTCGGGCGCGGTCCTCGATGAGGACGACCGGGTCGCCCTCGTCGAAGCGGCCCTCGACTTCCGGATCGCGGCCGGCACCAGCTCCCGCAAGTTCGAGCGCGCGCTCGCCAAGCACTTCGGACTGCGGAAGGCACATCTGACCAACTCCGGTTCATCGGCCAACCTGCTGGCGCTCAGTGCACTGACCTCGCATCAGTTGGAGGACCTGCGGCTGGTGCCCGGCGACGAGGTCATCACGGTGGCGGCCGGTTTCCCCACGACGGTCAACCCGATCCTTCAGAACGGTCTGGTGCCGGTCTTCATCGACGTCGAACTCGGCACCTACAACGCCTCCGTGGAGCGCATCGAGGAGGCCATCGGCCCGCGCACCCGGGCCATCATGATCGCCCATGCGCTCGGCAACCCGTTCGCCGTCGAGGAGGTCGCGAAGATCGCCAGCGATCGGGAGATGTTCCTCATCGAGGACAACTGCGATGCAATGGGCAGCACGTACCGCGGCAAGCTGACCGGCACCTTCGGGGACCTGGCCACGGAGAGCTTCTATCCGGCTCACCACATCACCATGGGCGAGGGCGGGTGCGTAGTGACGGACAACATGGTGCTGGCCCGCTTCGTGGAGTCGCTGCGGGACTGGGGGCGCGACTGCTGGTGCGAGCCCGGTGAGGACAACCGCTGCTTCAAGCGGTTCGACCAGCAGATGGGCACCCTGCCGCACGGCTACGACCACAAGTACATCTTCTCGCACATCGGGTACAACCTGAAGTCGACCGATCTGCAGGCATCGCTGGGGCTCACCCAGCTCGCGCGGATCGAGGAGTTCGGTGCCGCCCGTCGGCACAATTGGGCACGGCTGCGCGCCGGGCTGGACGGTCTGCCCCATCTGCTGCTCCCCGAGCCCACGCCGGACAGCGATCCGAGCTGGTTCGGGTTTGTGATCACGGTCAAGGACAGCGCGCCCTTCTCGGCCGCCGAACTGATCGACCACCTGGAGTCCCGGCGGGTGGCCACCCGCCGCTTCTTCGCCGGTAACCTCACCCGCCACCCGGCCTACCTGGAACGGGAGTTCCGGGTGAGCGGGCCGCTGACCAACAGTGACATCATCGCCGAACGCACCTTCTGGATCGGGGTCTTCCCCGGGCTGACCGACGAGATGATCGACCACAGCATCCGCAGCGTCACCGAGTTCGTCACCAGCCGTACCTGA
- the rfbB gene encoding dTDP-glucose 4,6-dehydratase — translation MSPTRLLVTGGAGFIGSHYIRTLLGSPGADDLQITVLDKLTYAASPENLDEVRHLDGFRFVAGDICDEALVAELVAGHDQVVHFAAESHVDRSIHNSAEFTRTNVLGTQVLLDAALRHGPLSFVHVSTDEVYGSIATASSSETHPLSPNSPYAASKAASDLIALAYHRTHGLDVRVTRCSNNYGRRQFPEKVIPLFVTNLLDGKKVPLYGDGLHVRDWLHLDDHVQGIELVRTRGRAGEVYNIGGGTELSNRELTELLLEACGVPSTMVEYVADRKGHDRRYSVDWTKIHTELGYEPRKDFTVGLAETVAWYRDNRDWWEPLKARAERLAETC, via the coding sequence ATGAGCCCCACGAGACTCCTGGTGACCGGCGGCGCCGGCTTCATCGGTTCGCACTACATCCGTACGCTGCTGGGTTCCCCCGGGGCGGACGACCTCCAGATCACTGTGCTCGACAAACTCACCTACGCGGCCAGCCCGGAAAACCTCGACGAGGTCCGCCATCTGGACGGCTTCCGGTTCGTCGCCGGAGACATCTGCGACGAGGCGCTCGTCGCTGAACTGGTCGCCGGACACGACCAGGTGGTTCACTTCGCCGCCGAGTCGCACGTCGACCGCTCCATCCACAACTCCGCGGAATTCACCCGCACCAACGTCCTGGGCACCCAGGTCCTGCTCGACGCCGCGCTCCGGCACGGGCCGCTGTCCTTCGTCCACGTCTCGACCGACGAGGTCTACGGCTCGATCGCCACCGCATCGAGTTCGGAGACCCACCCCCTCAGCCCCAACTCGCCGTACGCAGCCTCGAAGGCGGCCAGCGACCTGATCGCCCTGGCCTACCACCGCACCCACGGCCTCGACGTACGGGTAACGCGCTGTTCCAACAACTACGGCCGGCGCCAGTTCCCCGAGAAGGTCATCCCGCTCTTCGTGACCAACCTCCTGGACGGCAAGAAGGTCCCGCTGTACGGGGACGGGCTCCACGTCCGCGACTGGCTGCACCTCGACGACCACGTCCAGGGCATCGAATTGGTACGCACCCGAGGCCGCGCGGGCGAGGTCTACAACATCGGCGGCGGCACCGAGCTGAGCAACCGGGAGCTGACCGAGCTGCTGCTGGAGGCTTGCGGGGTGCCGTCGACCATGGTCGAGTACGTCGCCGACCGGAAGGGACACGACCGGCGCTACTCGGTGGACTGGACCAAGATCCACACCGAGCTGGGCTATGAACCGCGCAAGGACTTCACCGTCGGCCTGGCCGAGACGGTCGCCTGGTACCGGGACAACCGGGACTGGTGGGAACCGCTCAAGGCACGCGCCGAACGGCTCGCCGAGACATGCTGA
- a CDS encoding dTDP-4-dehydrorhamnose 3,5-epimerase family protein, whose translation MRTRKLAVAGGFEFTPDIHSDHRGLFFSPLQDEAFVAAVGHRFPVAQTNHSKSARGVLRGLHFTATPPGQAKYVYCARGKALDAVVDIRVGSPTYGQWDLVNMDSESFRAVYIPDGLAHAFLALEDDTVMSYLVSSAYQAELEHAIDPLDPAIGLPWPHGVEFRLSARDIIAPRLAEAEAKGMLPIYADCLPTGPAAEPSVHPDPSANRLHG comes from the coding sequence ATGCGTACCCGAAAGCTCGCCGTCGCCGGCGGGTTCGAGTTCACCCCCGATATCCACTCGGACCACCGCGGACTGTTCTTCTCGCCGTTGCAGGACGAGGCGTTCGTCGCGGCAGTGGGCCACCGGTTCCCCGTGGCACAGACCAACCACAGCAAGTCGGCCAGAGGTGTGCTGCGCGGGCTCCACTTCACGGCCACTCCCCCAGGCCAGGCCAAGTACGTCTACTGCGCACGGGGGAAGGCGCTGGACGCCGTCGTGGACATCCGGGTGGGGTCCCCCACCTACGGCCAGTGGGACCTCGTCAACATGGACTCGGAGTCCTTCCGGGCCGTGTACATCCCCGACGGGCTCGCCCACGCCTTCCTGGCGCTGGAGGACGACACGGTCATGTCGTATCTCGTGAGCAGTGCTTACCAGGCCGAGCTGGAGCATGCGATCGATCCGCTCGACCCCGCGATCGGGCTGCCCTGGCCGCACGGGGTGGAGTTCCGCCTCTCCGCGCGGGACATCATCGCGCCCCGTCTGGCGGAGGCCGAGGCCAAGGGCATGCTCCCGATTTACGCGGACTGCCTGCCGACCGGGCCGGCGGCCGAACCGTCGGTGCACCCCGACCCGTCGGCGAACCGGCTCCATGGCTGA
- a CDS encoding macrolide family glycosyltransferase, with the protein MSSHIAVFCIPAHGHMRPALAVTEELVRRGHRVSFVAPEGFTLTARETGADVVPYTSPLAEAFAALKDEDLPPDHMAWYAVMLQIESEEVIRTAEEHFTDDPPDLLFHDMSLAFAGRTLGTLWNRPAVQSTPAMASNAHYWEFGTMFAMMGFPEDHPAVPELFRRASEFAEGRGLAVPIDELLGWQMPVESVVYAPRAFQTAEETFGDETAFVGPCFLAEDLTATWDTPQDDTPLVVISMGTLAHEQSEFFRTCVRALTGRPWRAVITVGNGFDTATLGTVPPNIEVYPWVPQVAVLEHADVFVTSGGLGSLMGAVHTGTPMLMAPHLPEHRITCIRAAELGLGVLLEPGETTEEHILATLQHLITDEATRTQLRRMRELTEEAGGVTRAADVLESRIRAAR; encoded by the coding sequence GTGTCCAGCCATATTGCTGTTTTCTGCATTCCTGCCCACGGACATATGCGTCCCGCCTTGGCAGTCACCGAGGAACTGGTGCGCCGCGGTCACCGCGTGAGCTTTGTGGCGCCGGAAGGATTCACCCTGACCGCCAGGGAAACCGGGGCGGACGTGGTGCCCTACACCTCACCGCTGGCCGAGGCGTTCGCCGCGTTGAAGGACGAGGATCTTCCCCCCGACCACATGGCCTGGTACGCGGTCATGCTCCAGATCGAGAGCGAGGAAGTGATCCGGACGGCCGAGGAGCACTTCACCGACGATCCGCCCGACCTCCTCTTCCACGACATGTCCCTCGCCTTCGCGGGCCGGACCCTGGGAACGCTCTGGAACCGTCCCGCCGTTCAGTCCACACCCGCCATGGCGTCCAACGCCCACTACTGGGAATTCGGCACCATGTTCGCCATGATGGGCTTCCCCGAGGATCACCCGGCGGTGCCTGAACTCTTCCGCCGCGCCTCGGAGTTCGCGGAGGGACGCGGACTCGCCGTTCCCATCGATGAACTGCTGGGGTGGCAGATGCCCGTGGAGAGCGTGGTCTACGCGCCCCGGGCGTTCCAGACCGCCGAGGAGACCTTCGGAGACGAGACCGCCTTCGTCGGACCGTGCTTCCTCGCCGAAGACCTCACCGCCACCTGGGACACCCCGCAGGACGACACCCCCCTGGTCGTGATCTCCATGGGCACCTTGGCCCATGAGCAGTCGGAATTCTTCCGTACCTGCGTGCGTGCGCTCACCGGCCGGCCCTGGCGCGCCGTCATCACCGTGGGCAACGGCTTCGACACCGCCACCCTGGGGACCGTACCGCCCAACATCGAGGTGTATCCGTGGGTCCCCCAGGTCGCCGTCCTGGAACACGCCGATGTCTTCGTCACCTCCGGGGGCCTGGGCAGCCTCATGGGCGCGGTGCACACCGGCACCCCGATGCTCATGGCCCCCCACCTGCCGGAGCACCGGATCACCTGCATACGCGCGGCGGAGCTGGGGCTCGGTGTGCTGCTCGAACCGGGGGAGACCACCGAGGAGCACATCCTCGCCACGCTGCAGCACCTGATCACCGACGAGGCCACGCGGACACAGCTGCGCCGCATGCGGGAATTGACGGAGGAAGCAGGCGGGGTGACGCGGGCGGCGGACGTGCTGGAATCGCGGATCCGGGCGGCTCGCTGA
- a CDS encoding NAD-dependent epimerase/dehydratase family protein, with amino-acid sequence MSKAADPDGTRRGVIVLGATGSVGRHISAAVRAAGEEVLMVARRAGTAAGAGRFFPMDLIGEGPDGLARLIDAERPYAVVNAAGAAWVSSPDVMQQANHDLVDNVLAAMTAASWRPRLVHLGSVLEYAPQPPDTSLDEQAPTRPTSLYGRTKLRGTEAVLTASAAGQVEAVVLRVSNVIGAGNSPGSLLGQVAAQLRAAEADGEAVVRVSPLRASRDFVDARDTADAVLAAAALPVGEEVINIGRGEAVPVRTMVERLIVASGKRARIVEKAEPVGVRAHTDLNWMRVETSRARRLLHWTARRSIDSSARDLWEGTAPGPAPRPPDHPAAHRAGPAPTRE; translated from the coding sequence GTGAGCAAGGCGGCAGACCCGGACGGCACGCGCCGCGGGGTGATTGTCCTGGGTGCGACCGGATCCGTCGGCCGCCATATCTCCGCGGCGGTCCGCGCCGCCGGCGAGGAAGTGCTGATGGTGGCGCGCCGGGCGGGCACCGCGGCCGGGGCAGGGCGGTTCTTCCCGATGGACCTGATCGGCGAGGGACCGGACGGCCTGGCCCGCCTCATCGACGCCGAGCGGCCCTACGCCGTGGTGAACGCGGCCGGCGCCGCATGGGTGTCTTCGCCGGACGTCATGCAGCAGGCCAACCACGACCTGGTGGACAACGTGCTGGCGGCCATGACCGCCGCGTCCTGGCGTCCCCGGCTGGTCCATCTGGGCTCGGTGCTTGAGTACGCCCCGCAGCCGCCGGACACCTCGTTGGACGAGCAGGCGCCGACCCGGCCGACCTCGCTGTACGGACGGACGAAGCTGCGGGGCACCGAAGCGGTCCTCACCGCCTCCGCGGCCGGGCAGGTGGAGGCGGTCGTACTGCGGGTGTCGAATGTGATCGGTGCGGGCAATTCACCGGGCAGCCTGCTGGGGCAGGTCGCGGCGCAACTGCGCGCCGCGGAGGCGGACGGGGAAGCGGTGGTGCGAGTCAGCCCGCTGCGGGCGAGCCGGGACTTCGTCGACGCCCGGGACACTGCGGACGCGGTGCTGGCCGCGGCGGCCTTGCCGGTCGGCGAAGAGGTCATCAACATCGGGCGGGGCGAGGCGGTCCCGGTGCGCACCATGGTGGAGCGCCTGATAGTCGCCAGCGGAAAACGGGCACGGATCGTCGAAAAGGCGGAACCCGTGGGAGTGCGGGCCCACACCGACCTGAACTGGATGCGGGTGGAGACCAGCAGGGCCAGGCGGCTGCTCCACTGGACGGCGCGCCGCAGCATCGACAGCTCGGCACGCGACCTGTGGGAGGGCACCGCCCCCGGCCCGGCCCCTCGCCCCCCGGACCACCCGGCAGCCCACCGTGCCGGCCCCGCCCCGACCAGAGAGTGA
- a CDS encoding glucose-1-phosphate thymidylyltransferase, whose product MKALVLSGGAGTRLRPITHTSAKQLVPVANKPILFYVLEAIADTGITDVGVIVGGTGPEIREAVGDGSQFGLQVTYLPQSEPLGLAHAVLIARDFLGEDDFLMYLGDNFISGGITDLVEDFRKERPDAQLALSRVPDPTAFGVAELDAGGRVVGLEEKPPHPKSDLALVGVYLFTPAVHEAVREIEPSARGELEITDAVQWMVEQGRNIRSGELPGYWRDTGSVADMLEVNRMLLESQERCIEGSVDSASELLGRVRIEQGATVSGSRIVGPAVIGSGTVLTDSYIGPFTSIGENCRIHDSELASSIVLRGASFENVRRVEASLVGRNAHVTLAPRHPVAHRLVLGDHAKVHIQS is encoded by the coding sequence GTGAAGGCTCTCGTGCTCTCGGGAGGCGCTGGTACGCGCCTGCGGCCCATAACCCACACCTCCGCCAAACAACTCGTCCCGGTCGCCAACAAGCCCATCCTCTTCTACGTGCTGGAGGCCATCGCCGACACCGGCATCACCGACGTCGGCGTGATCGTCGGTGGCACCGGACCGGAGATCCGCGAGGCGGTCGGGGACGGCTCACAGTTCGGTCTCCAGGTGACCTACCTGCCGCAGAGCGAACCGCTCGGCCTCGCCCATGCCGTCCTCATCGCCCGCGACTTCCTGGGCGAAGACGACTTCCTGATGTACCTCGGGGACAACTTCATCTCTGGCGGCATCACCGATCTGGTCGAGGACTTCCGCAAGGAGCGCCCCGACGCCCAGCTCGCCCTCAGCCGGGTCCCCGATCCCACCGCCTTCGGCGTGGCCGAGCTGGATGCCGGCGGCCGGGTGGTGGGGCTGGAGGAGAAGCCACCGCATCCCAAGAGCGACCTGGCGCTGGTCGGCGTCTACCTGTTCACCCCTGCGGTGCACGAGGCGGTGCGGGAGATCGAGCCGTCCGCGCGGGGCGAGTTGGAGATCACCGACGCGGTGCAGTGGATGGTCGAGCAGGGCCGGAACATTCGGTCCGGTGAGCTGCCCGGCTACTGGCGGGACACCGGCAGCGTCGCCGACATGCTGGAGGTCAACCGCATGCTGCTGGAGAGCCAGGAACGCTGCATCGAAGGCTCGGTGGACAGCGCGAGCGAACTCCTCGGCCGGGTGCGGATCGAGCAGGGCGCGACGGTCAGCGGCTCGCGGATCGTCGGGCCGGCCGTGATCGGTTCCGGCACGGTCCTCACCGATTCCTACATCGGGCCCTTCACCTCGATCGGGGAGAACTGCCGCATCCACGACAGCGAGCTGGCCTCCTCGATCGTGCTGCGCGGCGCGTCGTTCGAGAACGTGCGCCGAGTCGAGGCCTCGCTCGTCGGACGCAACGCGCACGTCACGCTCGCACCCCGGCACCCCGTGGCACACCGGCTCGTGCTCGGCGACCACGCGAAGGTGCACATCCAGTCCTGA
- a CDS encoding cytochrome P450: MSQQKRSNVLPGLPHPLQTPGPEIGLPPTVEPDGGATLLAWLRRMRTERPVWRDAAGTTHIFRHVDVVRILADPVQYSSDTVGRVNGGKSPDGILLLLDPPRHGQLRRLVSRAFSPRLIADLTPQITDITHTLLNAVDGDRFDLVDAVANPLPLIVISTMLGVPPDDRAMFQQWGEQLLATDPAAPESVRRMEQTVEKIAVYLQGFVDARRRTPHDDLLGTLARVEADGERLTDQEIISFATLLLLAGHITTAALLGNTLLCLDGAPERWQALRADRSGIPAVIEETLRLRPPFTRVERVPTRQVEIAGEVIEPNTLVHLWLLSANHDERVFEDPAAFVPERPNSRQTAFGQGIHYCIGAPLARLESRIVLGLMLDRFRSARVDAGSPLSFHGSNVFGAEQLPLVVQRA, from the coding sequence TTGTCGCAACAGAAGAGATCAAATGTCCTCCCGGGCCTGCCGCATCCGCTGCAGACACCCGGCCCGGAAATCGGCCTTCCGCCGACGGTGGAACCGGACGGCGGGGCCACCCTGCTGGCCTGGCTGCGCCGGATGCGGACGGAGCGCCCCGTGTGGCGAGACGCGGCGGGGACCACGCATATCTTCCGGCATGTGGACGTGGTGCGCATCCTGGCCGACCCCGTGCAGTACTCCTCCGACACCGTGGGACGGGTCAACGGCGGCAAGAGCCCGGACGGAATCCTGCTGCTGCTCGACCCGCCCCGGCACGGCCAGCTGCGGCGTCTGGTGAGCCGCGCGTTCAGCCCCCGGCTGATCGCGGATCTGACACCACAGATCACCGACATCACCCACACTCTGCTGAACGCGGTCGACGGCGACCGCTTTGACCTCGTCGATGCGGTGGCCAATCCGCTGCCCTTGATTGTGATCTCCACAATGCTGGGTGTACCGCCCGACGACCGGGCCATGTTCCAGCAGTGGGGCGAGCAGCTCCTGGCGACGGACCCCGCGGCCCCGGAGAGCGTGCGGCGGATGGAGCAGACCGTGGAGAAGATCGCGGTGTATCTGCAGGGGTTCGTGGACGCACGCCGCCGCACACCGCACGACGATCTGCTCGGCACCCTGGCCCGGGTCGAGGCCGACGGCGAGCGGCTGACGGACCAGGAAATCATCTCCTTCGCCACGCTGTTGCTGCTGGCCGGCCACATCACGACCGCGGCGCTGCTCGGCAACACCCTGTTGTGCCTGGACGGCGCGCCGGAACGGTGGCAGGCGCTGCGCGCCGACCGGTCCGGGATTCCGGCGGTGATCGAGGAGACGCTGCGCCTCCGGCCGCCGTTCACCCGCGTCGAGCGGGTGCCGACCCGGCAGGTGGAGATCGCCGGGGAGGTCATCGAACCGAACACCCTCGTCCACCTGTGGCTGCTGTCCGCCAACCATGACGAGCGGGTCTTCGAGGACCCTGCGGCCTTCGTGCCGGAGCGGCCCAACTCCCGGCAGACGGCGTTCGGTCAGGGCATCCACTACTGCATCGGTGCTCCGCTCGCCCGTCTGGAGAGCCGTATCGTGCTGGGGCTGATGCTGGACCGCTTCCGCTCCGCGCGGGTGGATGCCGGCTCCCCCCTGTCGTTCCACGGCAGCAATGTCTTCGGCGCCGAGCAGCTGCCGCTGGTGGTTCAGCGGGCCTGA